From a single Rosa rugosa chromosome 7, drRosRugo1.1, whole genome shotgun sequence genomic region:
- the LOC133721564 gene encoding replication protein A 14 kDa subunit B-like, which yields MDTSNPSVFVNAELLRLYVGRQVRALIQVVQLDAGSVIGKSTDEIQLIVKGTPPFPLTKFVEVIGIADSDKSIQASIWNNFGDTIDTHAYNQLCLLANGEFKHLFI from the exons ATGGATACGTCAAACCCGTCTGTTTTTGTGAATGCAGAGCTGCTGCGGTTGTATGTTGGAAGGCAGGTTCGGGCGTTGATTCAGGTTGTGCAACTGGATGCTGGATCTGTCATTGGCAAATCTACTGATGAAATTCAGTTAATTGTAAAGGGCACCCCACCCTTTCCTCTTACAAAATTTGTTGAGGTCATAGGTATTGCTGACAGCGATAAATCTATCCAAGCTAGCATATGGAACAACTTTGGTGACACAATTG ACACACATGCTTACAATCAGCTTTGCTTGCTCGCAAATGGAGAATTTAAGCACTTGTTCATCTGA
- the LOC133722759 gene encoding ent-kaur-16-ene synthase, chloroplastic-like isoform X2 produces the protein MFNKVDLSVSSYDTAWVAMVHSPNSRKEPFFPECVNWLLDNQLQDGSWGPPNLHQLLTKDALLSTLPCILALKRWNIGLHFIESNLASATDGEQPSPVGFDIIFPSMIESAMNLDVNLPLGGLTLDALLFRRDFELQRGNRSNSEGWRAYLAYISEGIGKSQDWEMVMKYQKKNGSLFNSPSTTAAAFTHLNNAGCLSYLRSLIEKFGSAGRK, from the exons aTGTTCAACAAGGTTGATCTCTCTGTTTCATCATATGACACTGCTTGGGTGGCAATGGTCCATTCTCCAAATTCCAGGAAGGAGCCTTTCTTCCCTGAATGTGTAAATTGGTTGTTAGATAATCAACTTCAGGATGGCTCATGGGGTCCTCCTAATCTGCATCAGTTGTTAACCAAAGATGCCCTCTTATCCACGTTACCATGCATCCTTGCACTAAAGCGATGGAATATTG GTCTGCATTTTATCGAGTCAAATTTAGCTTCAGCTACTGATGGAGAGCAACCATCTCCTGTTGGGTTTGATATAATATTTCCTTCCATGATTGAATCTGCAATGAATTTGGATGTGAATCTACCTTTGGGAGGATTAACCTTAGATGCTTTACTTTTCAGGAGAGACTTTGAGCTTCAAAG AGGCAACAGAAGCAACTCAGAGGGGTGGAGAGCTTATCTCGCATATATTTCAGAAGGAATCGGAAAGTCACAGGACTGGGAGATGGTCATGAAGTACCAGAAGAAGAATGGGTCCTTGTTTAACTCACCATCAACTACTGCTGCTGCTTTTACTCACCTCAACAATGCTGGTTGTCTTAGTTATCTACGCTCACTCATAGAAAAGTTTGGAAGTGCAG GGAGGAAATAA
- the LOC133722759 gene encoding ent-kaur-16-ene synthase, chloroplastic-like isoform X1: MFNKVDLSVSSYDTAWVAMVHSPNSRKEPFFPECVNWLLDNQLQDGSWGPPNLHQLLTKDALLSTLPCILALKRWNIGLHFIESNLASATDGEQPSPVGFDIIFPSMIESAMNLDVNLPLGGLTLDALLFRRDFELQRGNRSNSEGWRAYLAYISEGIGKSQDWEMVMKYQKKNGSLFNSPSTTAAAFTHLNNAGCLSYLRSLIEKFGSAVPMIYPLDNYARLSMVSSLESMGVD; encoded by the exons aTGTTCAACAAGGTTGATCTCTCTGTTTCATCATATGACACTGCTTGGGTGGCAATGGTCCATTCTCCAAATTCCAGGAAGGAGCCTTTCTTCCCTGAATGTGTAAATTGGTTGTTAGATAATCAACTTCAGGATGGCTCATGGGGTCCTCCTAATCTGCATCAGTTGTTAACCAAAGATGCCCTCTTATCCACGTTACCATGCATCCTTGCACTAAAGCGATGGAATATTG GTCTGCATTTTATCGAGTCAAATTTAGCTTCAGCTACTGATGGAGAGCAACCATCTCCTGTTGGGTTTGATATAATATTTCCTTCCATGATTGAATCTGCAATGAATTTGGATGTGAATCTACCTTTGGGAGGATTAACCTTAGATGCTTTACTTTTCAGGAGAGACTTTGAGCTTCAAAG AGGCAACAGAAGCAACTCAGAGGGGTGGAGAGCTTATCTCGCATATATTTCAGAAGGAATCGGAAAGTCACAGGACTGGGAGATGGTCATGAAGTACCAGAAGAAGAATGGGTCCTTGTTTAACTCACCATCAACTACTGCTGCTGCTTTTACTCACCTCAACAATGCTGGTTGTCTTAGTTATCTACGCTCACTCATAGAAAAGTTTGGAAGTGCAG TTCCAATGATTTATCCTCTAGATAACTATGCTCGCCTTTCTATGGTTTCTAGTCTTGAAAGTATGGGTGTTGATTGA
- the LOC133721294 gene encoding F-box/LRR-repeat protein At4g14103-like yields MERKQKSLATSSSRAPGACADSVFRFFSLPEEVSHHILSFLPVKDLIRYGGLSKKCKDLQLSTPSLNFEGFLHLSNNRHFRLLSCLDRFLVLRGDNKIRRFRVDWNLAVGKTASLYNELYRVITWVHVAVKCNVEELDLKLAIPDATMFELPLCIFDCGSLRSLLVECDKVLATPSVACSTNLQYIKLRKVKIDEGFCKWISFSCKCIKELHFEEVEVENITIESLSLESFSFVCPSYCDLRQLQISGEKLEEIVIEWRCDLPSSTSFSVSAPNLTSFKWTGNLLNHQSLGNLVCLEKAEIFLSPPADDYNFDNTFEVLHSICKVKVLVLSEETAKALFREGHIPAQFNDISYLGMDIKSWDDDVVPAMVSLMKGMPNLNTLNLKSNHSVNIPKPEECRFDRTYWKSQNLSLILELKEVIIELSVGNIELELARYILEDAKNLQKMVIIYSPQQSNLIRGLKESKKNSTAIIVFQEKQRK; encoded by the exons ATGGAGCGAAAGCAGAAGTCATTGGCAACTTCGAGTTCTCGAGCTCCAGGAGCTTGTGCTGACAGTGTTTTTAGATTCTTTagtcttccagaggaagtgtcCCATCACATTCTCTCCTTCCTTCCTGTGAAAGACCTCATTCGCTATGGCGGACTGTCCAAGAAATGCAAAGATTTGCAACTGTCGACTCCGTCATTGAACTTTGAGGGGTTTTTGCACCTGTCTAATAATAGGCATTTCAGGTTGTTGAGTTGCTTGGATAGGTTTTTGGTTCTTCGTGGGGATAATAAGATACGACGCTTCCGTGTTGATTGGAATCTTGCTGTAGGGAAAACTGCGAGCTTGTATAATGAGCTTTACCGAGTGATCACGTGGGTGCATGTTGCAGTCAAGTGTAATGTTGAAGAGCTTGATCTCAAGTTGGCAATTCCCGATGCAACGATGTTCGAGCTGCCTCTTTGCATCTTTGATTGTGGATCCTTGAGGTCTCTATTAGTGGAGTGCGATAAAGTTCTAGCAACGCCTTCCGTTGCGTGTTCTACTAATCTTCAATACATAAAGTTGAGAAAGGTTAAAATCGATGAGGGGTTTTGCAAATGGATCTCGTTTTCTTGCAAGTGCATCAAGGAATTACATTTCGAAGAGGTTGAAGTGGAAAATATTACCATTGAAAGCTTGTCTCTGGAGTCATTTAGTTTTGTGTGTCCCTCTTACTGTGACCTGCGTCAACTTCAAATCTCTGGGGAGAAACTTGAAGAGATAGTTATAGAGTGGAGATGTGATTTACCTAGCAGCACATCCTTTAGTGTTTCAGCTCCAAACCTTACATCTTTCAAATGGACTGGGAATTTGTTGAATCACCAGAGTCTAGGGAATTTAGTGTGTTTGGAAAAAGCAGAGATTTTTCTGAGTCCTCCAGCAGATGACTACAACTTTGACAACACATTTGAGGTTCTCCACAGCATATGCAAGGTTAAAGTTCTTGTTCTAAGCGAAGAGACTGCTAAG GCTCTATTTAGGGAAGGTCACATTCCTGCACAGTTCAATGATATTTCTTACTTGGGTATGGATATTAAGAGCTGGGATGATGATGTAGTTCCAGCAATGGTCTCTCTTATGAAAGGAATGCCGAATTTGAATACTTTGAACTTGAAGTCTAACCATTCCGTAAACATCCCAAAGCCTGAG GAATGCCGATTTGATAGGACGTACTGGAAATCCCAAAACTTGTCTTTGATTTTGGAGCTGAAGGAGGTAATAATAGAGCTTTCCGTTGGGAACATTGAATTGGAGTTAGCAAGGTATATCCTTGAGGATGCTAAGAACTTGCAGAAAATGGTGATAATTTATTCACCACAGCAATCAAATCTTATCAGGGGACTAAAGGAGAGCAAGAAGAATTCCACCGCTATCATTGTCTTTcaggaaaaacaaagaaaatga